GGAGGATTTTGGTGTCAGCCTGACCGATACCCATAACCGTCCGCACCGAGTGTTTAGCGATCGCCGAAGTTTCACCAATATTGAAATCCCCGACGCTGGTCGTGCCATCACGTCTTATGGCTTGAAGGTACGTGTTGTTGCACGCAGCAACGACAAGTCTGTAGGTAAGATCTTTATCACTCAATAAAAATGATTAAACAGGGGTGGCAAAAATGTGCTGCCCTTGCTTAATAATAAGATCGATTCTCACTTCTCTTTTTTTCTGCAAAAAGTAACGATCTCAGCAAAAATTGCTGGCCCAGCTAATCTGAATTTTTGAGGCCCTGCCAATTACTTTGGATGCTTTTTCAGATGGAACAGAAACCGACAATTTCCCGTAGAAAATTCCTCAAACTCTCCAGCTGCTCACTGGCGATATTGCCTGTGGCAATTATTGCCACTGATCGTACGAGAGCCCAGGTTAAGGCAAAAAAAGAAGCCGTGAACTATCAGGACACCCCGAATAACGGCCAGAAATGTGTCGACTGTCAATTATTCCAACCTCCCAATGCCTGCATTGTGGTGGACGGGGATATAAGCCCGGAAGGGTGGTGCAGCCTGTTTGTGCTCAAACAAGGCAACGCCACCTCAGATTAAGCTGGCACCCGCTGCTCACCACGTAGTTTGCTCACATCCGCTCGCGGTGGTAGGCCAAACATGCGACTATACTCGCGACTGAAATGCGATGGACTCTCGTAGCCCACACGGTAACTGGCGGAAGCAGCCTCCAATCCCTCGGAGAGCATCAGGCGGCGGGCTTCATGCAGGCGTAATTTTTTCTGGAACTGCAGTGGCGACATGCGGGTGATCTGCTTGAAACTGTGGTACAGAGAGGACTCACTCATATTGGCCTGCTCCGCTAACTCGCTAATGCGCAACGGTTCGGAGTAACGGTCTTTAAGTACTTCGATCACTCGC
This DNA window, taken from Microbulbifer sp. GL-2, encodes the following:
- a CDS encoding high-potential iron-sulfur protein encodes the protein MEQKPTISRRKFLKLSSCSLAILPVAIIATDRTRAQVKAKKEAVNYQDTPNNGQKCVDCQLFQPPNACIVVDGDISPEGWCSLFVLKQGNATSD